A genomic region of Pelodiscus sinensis isolate JC-2024 chromosome 1, ASM4963464v1, whole genome shotgun sequence contains the following coding sequences:
- the NFAM1 gene encoding NFAT activation molecule 1, with amino-acid sequence MASSLNVIFLLLGFLQFRGWQVAGLKVKQQDSLVQVAFPNEEVSMKCLVSYPYMKEYTSFSIRYYRMDSKGKSFIPTSRKVSEQIPPGKENQTVEMTYEQKIGPLKNSAATGTYYCEVMWKSTTKTGNGVFILVRDKGYTEPTYNLWKFLIALTTILAILSITETALLLWKRKVRCPVRSRFQMHPVLNTGAQVPAESSEPSGSVYTCLESHQAEVYSVLENDTKSLSLEKNPTAKVQDMISSQPDTVGSRNENYEKTGKRKKKKEKKSQQETPEVLSDALYENI; translated from the exons ATGGCCTCCAGTCTAAATGTCATCTTCCTTCTTCTCGGGTTCCTTCAGTTCAGAG GATGGCAGGTTGCAGGACTGAAGGTCAAACAacaagactctctggtccaggtcGCTTTTCCCAATGAAGAAGTATCTATGAAGTGCTTGGTGAGCTACCCCTATATGAAGGAATACACCAGCTTCTCAATCCGGTATTACCGAATGGACTCAAAAGGCAAGAGCTTCATACCTACATCACGTAAAGTATCTGAGCAAATCCCACCTGGAAAGGAGAATCAGACAGTAGAGATGACTTATGAACAGAAAATTGGGCCACTAAAAAACTCCGCTGCTACTGGCACCTACTACTGTGAGGTCATGTGGAAAAGCACAACGAAAACAGGAAATGGGGTTTTCATCCTTGTTAGAG ACAAAGGGTACACAGAGCCGACCTACAACTTGTGGAAATTTCTCATCGCTCTTACCACTATCCTCGCCATTCTGAGCATCACTGAAACAGCTCTTCTGCTGTGGAAAAGAAAG GTGAGGTGTCCTGTGAGGAGCCGCTTCCAGATGCACCCAGTCCTAAATACTGGAGCCCAAGTCCCTGCAGAAAGCTCCGAACCATCTGGTTCTGTCTACACT TGCCTAGAATCCCATCAAGCTGAGGTCTATTCTGTCCTTGAGAATGACACAAAGAGCCTGTCGCTTGAGAAGAATCCCACTGCTAAG GTTCAAGACATGATCAGCTCACAGCCAGACACAGTTGGCAGTAGAAATGAAAACTATGAGAAaacagggaagaggaaaaagaagaaagaaaag aaatctcaGCAAGAAACTCCAGAAGTGCTCTCTGATGCCCTGTATGAGAATATCTAA